From Mesobacillus boroniphilus, the proteins below share one genomic window:
- the sdaAB gene encoding L-serine ammonia-lyase, iron-sulfur-dependent subunit beta has product MKYRSAFDIIGPVMIGPSSSHTAGAARIGRVARTLFEKQPTKAVISLYGSFAKTYKGHGTDLALVAGILDFDTFDERIPNALKIAEESGLEVEFITEDAVMEHPNTVKINLYDGQGKELEIVGISIGGGTIEITEINSFKLKLSGANPAILVVHHDRFGLISAVTTVLSKHQINIGHMEVSRKDKGDIAVMVIEMDHKLEDGVYAELTALDGVDQVIRLVD; this is encoded by the coding sequence ATGAAATATCGTTCTGCATTTGATATTATAGGTCCGGTGATGATCGGACCATCGAGTTCGCATACAGCGGGCGCTGCAAGGATTGGACGCGTGGCGCGCACATTATTCGAGAAGCAGCCGACAAAGGCCGTCATCTCCCTGTACGGCTCTTTTGCTAAAACCTATAAAGGACACGGAACAGATCTGGCACTCGTAGCCGGAATCTTGGACTTTGATACATTTGATGAACGAATTCCCAATGCTTTGAAAATCGCCGAGGAATCTGGACTTGAAGTTGAATTCATTACTGAGGATGCTGTTATGGAGCATCCAAATACGGTAAAAATAAATCTTTACGATGGACAGGGTAAGGAGCTAGAAATCGTCGGGATTTCCATCGGTGGCGGAACCATTGAAATTACAGAAATCAATTCGTTTAAGCTGAAGCTGTCCGGCGCCAACCCGGCCATCCTCGTCGTCCATCATGACAGGTTCGGGCTGATTTCAGCCGTGACAACCGTTTTATCAAAACATCAAATCAACATCGGCCATATGGAGGTCTCCCGAAAGGATAAGGGAGATATTGCCGTCATGGTCATCGAAATGGACCACAAACTCGAGGACGGAGTGTATGCGGAGTTAACTGCGCTAGATGGCGTTGACCAGGTCATCCGTCTCGTTGACTAA
- a CDS encoding type II secretion system F family protein, with product MINLLLFFATAGFLTLVTAASLLTLFRKQLAFNQRVDQYFSVNMKKKADIPEEQNKKSIAKNITEKYWERGTTYLNSKVSRSEKKKLDQLLRDAGNPFKSAVDFRLFQFVLSIGLMLAVVLLLLPSADSKAMAWLMTIVLGILGFRLPVFYLGKKKTARIKAINKAMPDYFDTVNLLLEAGMGLDLALVDVSRKLKGPLSEEFLRTIDDMKHGMSRREAFYELKKRVPSDSFQSVINSLIQADQMGIGMAKVLGNLTRRVREQRREAAREQAMKAPVKMLFPMVFFIFPALFIVILGPLVVYFVTKGFGG from the coding sequence ATGATTAATCTACTGCTTTTTTTCGCTACAGCAGGATTTCTGACTCTTGTAACTGCCGCCTCACTTTTGACTCTATTTCGGAAACAGCTTGCGTTCAATCAACGGGTAGATCAGTATTTTTCAGTGAATATGAAAAAGAAAGCTGATATACCTGAAGAGCAGAATAAGAAAAGTATTGCCAAAAACATTACCGAGAAATACTGGGAACGGGGTACCACATATCTTAACTCAAAGGTATCTCGGTCTGAGAAAAAGAAGTTAGACCAGCTTTTGCGCGATGCAGGAAATCCTTTCAAGTCAGCGGTGGACTTTCGTCTTTTTCAATTTGTCCTTAGCATCGGATTAATGCTGGCTGTAGTGCTTTTATTGCTTCCATCTGCAGACAGTAAGGCAATGGCTTGGCTAATGACTATAGTCCTCGGTATTCTTGGCTTCAGGCTTCCGGTCTTTTATCTCGGCAAGAAAAAGACAGCGAGAATTAAGGCGATCAATAAAGCCATGCCTGATTACTTCGATACTGTAAACCTTCTACTTGAAGCAGGGATGGGGCTTGATCTAGCGTTGGTGGATGTATCCCGAAAATTAAAGGGTCCATTGTCAGAAGAATTCCTGCGGACGATCGATGACATGAAACACGGAATGTCGAGGAGAGAGGCGTTTTATGAGCTGAAAAAGCGGGTACCGTCCGATTCGTTCCAGAGTGTTATCAACTCCTTGATTCAGGCAGACCAGATGGGGATTGGGATGGCAAAGGTCCTGGGCAATCTTACAAGACGAGTCAGGGAGCAGCGAAGGGAAGCAGCCAGGGAACAGGCGATGAAAGCCCCGGTTAAAATGCTGTTTCCGATGGTATTCTTTATTTTCCCGGCATTGTTCATTGTGATCCTGGGTCCGCTGGTGGTTTATTTTGTAACAAAAGGGTTTGGCGGATAA
- a CDS encoding SRPBCC family protein, translated as MIKWNEERMIPVNIETIWTLFELENIQRIMPHVVENKVIEKKEGVVGSKYEQKYKEGKRIETYIVEDLEYENTPGKKHNKIGFTLAKAFAIEASFTLIKVDEEETRFIYQGQNTGLNFLGKTLLKLGGERNNKKVVTDFMDRVESEALEETKK; from the coding sequence ATGATTAAATGGAACGAAGAGAGAATGATACCCGTCAATATCGAGACGATTTGGACATTATTCGAGCTGGAGAACATCCAGAGGATCATGCCGCATGTGGTAGAAAACAAGGTGATAGAAAAGAAAGAAGGAGTTGTCGGCTCGAAATATGAGCAGAAATATAAAGAAGGCAAGCGAATCGAAACATATATCGTTGAAGACCTTGAGTATGAAAACACTCCTGGAAAAAAGCACAACAAAATTGGTTTTACCCTGGCGAAAGCATTTGCAATAGAAGCTTCATTCACTTTAATCAAGGTGGACGAGGAAGAAACCAGGTTCATTTATCAAGGGCAAAACACAGGTCTCAATTTCCTTGGCAAGACTTTGCTGAAATTGGGTGGAGAAAGGAACAACAAGAAAGTAGTTACGGATTTTATGGATCGTGTGGAAAGTGAAGCTCTGGAGGAGACGAAGAAATGA
- a CDS encoding GGDEF domain-containing protein produces MFIKFDTIEELKRSVYMWMLPIITIALVINSVLNTLSQFDAIINFTLIFWFSVSWFLAYLNRGIRFGEYSNLLLVSIYHVLTLFDVVYNDLATTGGSLGDFIVWMPLIIMFFFLVLGTKRGMYFSIFIFLITLIIAVFYSGQMTPESIDSLTQFHAANIVYILVLFYAQNMFRAFTERNFFKMHAYIDSLTRVANRHQIDVWLEGKLEAAEEESKPFSIIFFDIDHFKKVNDVYGHKIGDCVLKELSAIVSANLTDGDLFGRWGGEEFILISNSTGGHAYEKAEHFRKMVENHYFKGAGSLTASFGVTDYQQGDNIDSLLNRADKGLYVSKNSGRNKVSVN; encoded by the coding sequence ATGTTTATCAAATTTGATACGATCGAAGAGCTGAAACGAAGTGTATACATGTGGATGCTGCCGATCATTACGATTGCTCTCGTCATCAACAGCGTCCTGAATACTCTGAGCCAATTCGATGCGATAATAAATTTCACACTCATTTTCTGGTTCTCGGTCAGCTGGTTTCTGGCCTATTTGAATCGAGGGATCCGGTTTGGCGAGTACTCAAATCTATTATTAGTCAGTATATATCATGTCTTAACATTGTTTGATGTTGTCTACAACGACCTGGCGACAACCGGGGGTTCGCTCGGTGATTTCATCGTTTGGATGCCACTGATCATCATGTTTTTCTTTCTGGTGCTGGGAACAAAAAGAGGGATGTATTTCTCGATATTCATCTTCCTGATCACACTAATCATAGCGGTGTTCTACAGCGGGCAAATGACTCCAGAATCGATTGATTCGCTGACACAATTCCATGCTGCGAATATAGTCTATATACTGGTCCTGTTTTATGCGCAAAATATGTTCCGTGCTTTTACAGAGAGGAATTTCTTTAAAATGCATGCTTATATTGATTCCCTGACACGCGTTGCCAACCGCCACCAGATTGATGTTTGGCTTGAGGGAAAGCTCGAGGCCGCTGAAGAGGAAAGTAAGCCATTTTCGATCATCTTTTTCGATATCGATCATTTTAAAAAAGTTAATGATGTATATGGTCATAAAATTGGCGACTGTGTCCTGAAGGAGTTGTCTGCCATTGTTTCTGCCAATCTAACAGACGGAGACCTTTTCGGCCGTTGGGGCGGAGAGGAATTCATCCTGATTTCCAATAGTACTGGTGGACATGCCTATGAAAAAGCTGAGCATTTCCGTAAAATGGTTGAAAATCATTACTTTAAAGGAGCCGGCAGTTTGACTGCAAGCTTCGGGGTCACAGATTATCAGCAAGGGGACAATATCGATTCCCTGCTGAACCGTGCAGATAAAGGCCTGTATGTATCGAAAAACAGCGGAAGGAATAAAGTAAGTGTTAACTAG
- a CDS encoding anti-sigma factor, translating into MEWTKDKEKKILFKYRFTLTMRVIRVIAATLFFFWLYMLVVSISYHALDLDKKHLFYSRLAMDWTQPNMQDDFGGIESVEITPFLTQKISYPVFKMIGKEPELVGTKQLAKRMIPIYSTNNTEYIKPKTEREYNFYLPEHPKTGNKLNANEDPSVWTKLEKVHEGTVAELSFSTKEYKTPEEMLEFLKPYDLDVLWMPLYTGELKDYEESWHGSGDSLSVEPFGFTGGREARDNYRSTSKYGLEEKFTDENKKLMLKQMKKLLDNESTSYRENFLGLTHLEERYDYLMKEGFQVYGAVVTGPVKELLKLKENEQIQGANLGEMAYWNWVE; encoded by the coding sequence ATGGAATGGACTAAGGATAAGGAGAAGAAAATCCTCTTTAAATACCGGTTTACTTTGACGATGAGGGTCATAAGGGTCATCGCAGCCACACTTTTTTTCTTTTGGCTGTATATGTTGGTTGTCTCGATTAGTTATCATGCCCTGGACCTTGATAAGAAACATCTTTTTTACAGCAGGCTGGCGATGGACTGGACACAGCCGAATATGCAGGATGATTTTGGCGGGATTGAATCAGTCGAAATCACCCCGTTCCTCACGCAAAAAATTTCCTATCCAGTCTTCAAGATGATTGGCAAAGAACCAGAACTGGTAGGTACAAAACAGTTAGCTAAACGGATGATTCCGATATACTCTACGAATAATACGGAATACATCAAACCTAAAACCGAAAGGGAATACAACTTTTACCTGCCGGAACATCCGAAGACAGGGAACAAGCTTAATGCGAATGAGGACCCATCAGTTTGGACGAAGCTTGAGAAGGTCCACGAAGGTACGGTGGCCGAGCTTTCTTTTTCAACAAAGGAATATAAGACACCTGAGGAAATGTTAGAGTTTTTGAAGCCATACGATCTCGATGTACTATGGATGCCTTTGTATACCGGGGAGTTGAAGGACTATGAAGAAAGCTGGCACGGCAGCGGGGATTCATTGTCAGTAGAACCCTTTGGCTTCACAGGCGGACGTGAGGCGAGGGACAATTACCGTTCCACAAGCAAATATGGACTTGAGGAAAAATTCACTGACGAAAATAAAAAATTGATGCTGAAGCAAATGAAAAAACTGCTTGATAATGAATCAACCAGCTACCGGGAGAATTTCCTCGGCCTCACTCACCTTGAGGAGCGATACGATTATCTTATGAAAGAAGGATTCCAGGTCTATGGCGCAGTCGTGACCGGTCCGGTAAAAGAATTGCTGAAGCTAAAGGAAAATGAGCAAATCCAGGGTGCCAACCTTGGTGAAATGGCCTACTGGAACTGGGTGGAGTAA
- a CDS encoding CpaF family protein encodes MSLFNRYKQENRSLEPQFQEKTVITKPKEFWEMESKLHTFLLEELKKYPNQDEGEEKAKIRELSQVFFDQEGDRMTFEEKQDVLTYVEHELMAYGPITPLLENPQVSEVMVNSPNEVFYEKNGRILKADAVFQDDMHIQRVIEKIVSPIGRRVDESSPMVDARLPDGSRVNAIIPPLALKGPSLTIRKFSEKPFTITDLVSFGTLSSEMAEFIDICVKSRLNIFISGGTGSGKTSTLNVLSAFIPNEERIVTIEDAAELKLNQDHIVSLESRPPNIEGKGQITIRDLVRNSLRMRPDRIVVGEVRGAEALDMLQAMNTGHDGSLSTGHANSPRDILSRLETMVLMAGFDLPVRAIREQIAGAIDVIVHQARLKDGTRKITHITEVLGMEGDTIVLQDLYLFRESGRTEDGRINGSFVSTGIRPKFTEQLELNGFNLPASWFAGEW; translated from the coding sequence TTGTCACTTTTCAATCGTTATAAACAAGAAAATCGCAGCCTTGAACCGCAATTTCAGGAAAAAACAGTCATTACAAAACCTAAGGAATTCTGGGAAATGGAATCAAAGCTTCATACATTCTTGCTGGAAGAGCTGAAGAAATATCCTAACCAGGATGAAGGGGAAGAAAAAGCTAAAATCAGGGAATTGAGCCAGGTGTTCTTCGATCAGGAAGGGGACCGGATGACTTTTGAGGAAAAGCAGGATGTGCTTACTTATGTGGAGCATGAGTTAATGGCTTACGGGCCGATTACTCCTCTGCTGGAAAATCCGCAAGTCAGTGAGGTCATGGTCAACAGTCCAAACGAAGTGTTTTATGAAAAAAACGGAAGAATCCTGAAGGCTGATGCTGTCTTCCAGGATGACATGCACATCCAGCGGGTGATTGAAAAAATCGTATCTCCAATCGGGCGCCGTGTCGACGAAAGCTCGCCAATGGTTGACGCCCGTCTGCCGGATGGGTCGCGTGTAAATGCCATCATCCCGCCGCTTGCGTTGAAGGGTCCGAGCCTTACAATCCGTAAATTCTCAGAGAAACCTTTTACAATAACTGATCTTGTCAGCTTTGGGACATTGAGCTCTGAGATGGCGGAATTCATTGATATATGTGTTAAGTCTCGCCTTAATATTTTCATCAGTGGCGGAACAGGTTCGGGGAAGACTTCGACATTAAATGTGCTTTCTGCGTTTATTCCAAATGAAGAACGGATTGTAACGATAGAAGATGCTGCTGAATTGAAATTAAATCAGGACCATATTGTTTCCCTCGAATCACGCCCGCCTAATATAGAAGGGAAGGGTCAAATTACGATACGTGACCTTGTAAGGAACTCACTGAGGATGCGTCCTGATCGCATTGTCGTGGGAGAGGTCCGCGGCGCCGAGGCACTGGATATGCTTCAGGCAATGAACACTGGCCATGATGGCAGTCTTAGCACCGGTCACGCCAATTCACCGCGGGATATTCTTTCAAGACTGGAAACAATGGTGCTGATGGCCGGGTTTGATCTGCCGGTAAGGGCAATCCGTGAACAAATCGCCGGGGCAATCGATGTCATCGTCCACCAGGCTCGTTTGAAGGATGGCACAAGAAAAATTACTCATATTACCGAAGTGCTCGGTATGGAGGGCGACACAATTGTTCTTCAGGATTTGTATTTGTTTAGGGAATCGGGACGGACAGAAGATGGCAGGATAAATGGCAGTTTTGTATCTACAGGCATCAGGCCGAAATTTACTGAACAACTTGAACTGAACGGATTTAACCTTCCTGCTTCCTGGTTTGCGGGAGAGTGGTAA
- a CDS encoding MerR family transcriptional regulator gives MYKVSEFSKMTGLSKETLRYYAEIKLLEPVFIDPNNKYRYYDNGSYLVARLLVHLRRFNFSIQEMLTVVNDESFENLEQILLKKRQGLVEQVQELNTLIDEMDDFFEFEMEGVEND, from the coding sequence ATGTACAAGGTAAGCGAATTTTCCAAAATGACAGGGCTGAGCAAAGAGACGCTGCGCTATTATGCGGAAATTAAACTGCTCGAGCCAGTATTTATCGATCCGAATAATAAGTACCGCTATTATGACAACGGCTCCTATTTGGTAGCGCGGCTATTGGTTCACTTAAGGCGGTTCAATTTTAGCATCCAGGAAATGCTGACCGTCGTGAACGATGAATCGTTTGAAAACTTGGAACAAATCTTATTGAAAAAAAGACAGGGACTTGTGGAACAAGTACAGGAGCTGAATACACTCATCGACGAAATGGATGATTTCTTTGAATTTGAAATGGAAGGTGTAGAAAATGATTAA
- the sdaAA gene encoding L-serine ammonia-lyase, iron-sulfur-dependent, subunit alpha gives MFRNVAELVELAEKNNVKIAEIMIRQEIEVSGRSREEIIAQMDNNLQVMERAVERGLNGVKSQTGLTGGDAVLLQKYIDSGKSLAGNLLLDAVSKAVATNEVNAAMGIICATPTAGSAGVVPGTLFAVKEKLNPTRMEMIEYLFTTAAFGFVVANNASISGAAGGCQAEVGSAAGMAAAAIVEMAGGTPQQSSDAFAITLKNMLGLVCDPVAGLVEVPCVKRNAMGASNAITAADMALAGVTSRIPCDEVIGAMYAIGQTMPSALRETAEGGLAATPTGKRLEEEIFGKPKKKLVDYLIQK, from the coding sequence ATGTTTCGTAATGTTGCGGAGCTTGTTGAATTAGCTGAAAAAAATAACGTGAAAATCGCCGAAATCATGATTCGGCAGGAAATAGAGGTTTCTGGCCGTTCCCGTGAAGAGATTATTGCCCAGATGGACAATAATCTCCAGGTCATGGAACGCGCTGTGGAACGAGGTTTGAATGGCGTCAAATCCCAGACCGGCCTTACCGGAGGGGACGCGGTCTTGCTGCAAAAATACATTGACAGCGGAAAATCACTGGCTGGCAATCTATTATTGGATGCTGTCAGTAAGGCTGTTGCCACGAATGAAGTGAACGCGGCGATGGGCATTATCTGCGCGACACCGACTGCAGGATCAGCAGGCGTCGTGCCGGGAACACTTTTTGCCGTAAAGGAAAAATTGAACCCGACACGCATGGAAATGATTGAGTACTTGTTTACGACAGCGGCATTCGGATTTGTTGTGGCCAACAATGCTTCTATTTCTGGTGCAGCAGGCGGTTGCCAGGCAGAAGTCGGGTCAGCTGCCGGAATGGCAGCGGCAGCCATTGTAGAAATGGCTGGCGGAACTCCGCAGCAGTCATCTGACGCTTTTGCGATCACGCTCAAAAATATGCTTGGATTAGTATGCGACCCTGTTGCAGGACTAGTTGAAGTTCCATGTGTAAAAAGAAATGCGATGGGTGCTTCGAACGCCATCACTGCAGCCGACATGGCACTTGCAGGCGTAACAAGCAGAATCCCATGCGACGAAGTCATCGGCGCGATGTACGCCATCGGACAGACGATGCCATCTGCGTTAAGGGAAACAGCAGAAGGCGGACTGGCTGCGACGCCAACAGGGAAACGTCTAGAAGAAGAAATCTTCGGGAAGCCGAAGAAAAAATTGGTAGATTACTTGATTCAGAAATAA
- a CDS encoding ASCH domain-containing protein, which translates to MTEQNNALPPKTCEIERLVTMEDDVNKVLEGKKTATRRNGRYADVGEIMELKGQKFVVDNVYSQSLGELTDADAHREGFETVEEYKQAILSYHPGMPWLPQMRVWVHEFSPVEE; encoded by the coding sequence ATGACAGAACAGAACAATGCTTTACCGCCAAAAACGTGTGAAATCGAGCGTCTTGTCACAATGGAAGACGACGTCAATAAAGTATTAGAAGGCAAGAAAACAGCGACTCGTCGAAACGGCCGTTATGCAGATGTAGGCGAAATCATGGAGTTAAAAGGACAGAAGTTCGTAGTGGACAATGTCTATTCACAGTCACTCGGGGAATTAACGGATGCAGACGCGCACCGCGAAGGCTTTGAAACGGTCGAGGAGTACAAGCAGGCGATATTATCCTACCACCCGGGAATGCCGTGGCTTCCGCAAATGAGAGTCTGGGTGCATGAGTTCAGCCCTGTCGAAGAATAA
- a CDS encoding sigma-70 family RNA polymerase sigma factor: MDDGRRNELDNLYRKYTKPLYYFLLKLSGSHQLAEDLTQETFARATVSLSFYQNEDVRAWLFKVARNAYLDEWRRRQRRKWVPFADYLFSKDEMASPYGLPEDEMIQAETSEDLQQLMAFLPEQYRSILYLREVEMFSYQEIQEALELSENQVKVTLHRARNRLAQIAEKHGWKDDEHGMD, from the coding sequence ATGGACGACGGCAGAAGAAATGAACTCGACAATTTATATAGAAAGTACACAAAGCCCCTTTATTATTTTCTGTTAAAGCTTTCGGGGTCGCATCAGCTGGCCGAGGATTTGACACAGGAAACATTTGCCCGGGCAACGGTTTCACTTTCGTTTTACCAGAATGAGGATGTAAGGGCCTGGCTATTCAAAGTGGCCCGCAATGCTTATTTGGATGAATGGAGGCGGCGCCAGCGCAGGAAATGGGTTCCGTTTGCGGATTATTTGTTTTCGAAGGATGAGATGGCGAGTCCTTATGGGCTGCCGGAGGACGAGATGATTCAGGCGGAGACCTCTGAGGACCTACAGCAGCTGATGGCCTTTTTGCCGGAGCAGTACCGATCAATCCTGTACCTGCGCGAGGTTGAGATGTTCAGTTACCAGGAAATACAGGAAGCACTCGAGCTGTCGGAGAACCAGGTGAAGGTCACGCTTCATAGGGCGCGGAATCGGCTGGCGCAAATCGCGGAAAAACACGGATGGAAGGACGATGAACATGGAATGGACTAA
- a CDS encoding type II secretion system F family protein has translation MNLRLKEFLPAAFEEEAIEQAAPKESLLKRLVLKGGRILRNVQFSKRTEKTLLEAGSQLKPEEYFIIRVLSGAAAGLGFFMIGLQWFFCFPAAAVGFMLPRLYMKQKRKKRLQRISYQLIEILGMMANSMRAGYSFMQAMQQVGKEIPDPLGPEFERVIRQAGLGISLDEVFEEVMVRLPNKELEVVIRAIMAQRKSGGNLAGLMETMEDTVRGRIRIMEELNTLTSQGRMSSWIITLLPVGLAFYLAFFGQDYFQPMLEHPLGWLMLSSAGINILIGWFFIQKIIKIEV, from the coding sequence ATGAATTTACGTTTGAAAGAATTTTTGCCTGCCGCGTTTGAAGAGGAAGCAATTGAACAAGCAGCTCCAAAAGAAAGTTTATTGAAAAGGCTTGTTTTAAAGGGCGGCCGCATCCTCCGGAATGTTCAATTCAGCAAGCGGACAGAGAAAACCTTGCTTGAGGCAGGCAGCCAGTTAAAGCCCGAAGAGTATTTTATCATCAGGGTTTTATCTGGGGCGGCTGCAGGATTAGGATTTTTTATGATAGGCTTGCAATGGTTTTTTTGTTTTCCGGCAGCGGCTGTAGGTTTTATGCTGCCGCGCTTATATATGAAGCAAAAAAGGAAAAAGAGGTTGCAGAGGATTTCCTATCAGCTGATTGAAATTCTAGGAATGATGGCGAATTCCATGAGGGCCGGCTACAGCTTCATGCAGGCGATGCAACAGGTGGGAAAAGAAATCCCCGATCCATTAGGTCCTGAATTTGAAAGGGTAATCCGCCAGGCAGGTTTGGGGATTTCATTGGATGAGGTTTTTGAAGAGGTGATGGTGCGCCTGCCGAATAAGGAGCTTGAAGTTGTCATCCGCGCGATCATGGCGCAGCGCAAAAGCGGCGGGAACCTGGCTGGATTAATGGAAACGATGGAGGATACAGTGAGAGGACGGATCCGTATAATGGAAGAATTGAACACCCTGACTTCACAGGGAAGAATGTCTTCCTGGATCATCACATTACTGCCTGTCGGTCTAGCCTTTTATTTAGCGTTTTTTGGCCAAGACTATTTTCAGCCGATGCTCGAACACCCCCTTGGCTGGCTGATGCTGTCTTCGGCAGGCATTAATATTTTAATCGGCTGGTTCTTCATACAAAAGATTATCAAGATTGAGGTGTAG
- a CDS encoding Lrp/AsnC family transcriptional regulator yields the protein MDQVDFNIIHYLQEDGRMSMTELGKRVGLSIPAVKERVKRLEENGTIIGYRAVLNPNKVNKHVLAFILFDTKRCKEFREFCIQHPMVVECHRLAGQYSYLVKVLADSVEILEDFIDASMQYGHPSTLINLSSPVEFKPIT from the coding sequence ATGGATCAGGTAGATTTTAATATTATTCATTATCTTCAGGAAGACGGCAGGATGTCGATGACAGAGTTAGGCAAAAGAGTGGGACTTTCGATTCCAGCTGTTAAGGAGCGGGTAAAAAGACTTGAGGAAAACGGCACAATTATAGGGTACCGAGCTGTGCTCAATCCCAATAAAGTAAACAAACATGTTCTGGCATTTATTCTATTTGATACGAAACGGTGCAAGGAGTTCCGTGAATTTTGCATTCAGCACCCTATGGTGGTCGAATGCCATCGATTAGCTGGTCAATATAGTTATCTAGTGAAGGTGCTCGCAGATTCGGTGGAAATTCTCGAAGATTTCATCGATGCTTCCATGCAATACGGACACCCATCCACCTTGATCAATCTATCATCGCCTGTTGAATTTAAACCTATTACATAA
- a CDS encoding cysteine hydrolase family protein — MIFTKNDPLIVIDVQKAFFHPAWGKRNNPDAEKNIEKLIGQWRNMGRPVIFVQHISKKNGDSFFYVENKEAVEFMEFIQPQKDDIVITKSVNSAFIGTDLHQILMDMKSEHIVITGLTTNHCVETTTRMAGNYGFNPVLVSDATATFDRKGINGEIFPGELIHAMTMANLNEEFAVIMDTESLLNEGILVK, encoded by the coding sequence ATGATATTCACGAAAAATGATCCGCTGATTGTTATAGATGTACAGAAAGCTTTCTTTCATCCTGCCTGGGGCAAACGGAACAATCCTGATGCAGAAAAGAATATTGAAAAATTAATCGGGCAATGGCGGAACATGGGAAGACCGGTCATCTTCGTACAGCATATTTCAAAAAAAAATGGTGATTCCTTCTTTTATGTGGAAAATAAAGAGGCTGTGGAGTTCATGGAATTCATTCAGCCACAGAAGGATGACATAGTAATCACCAAGTCAGTGAACAGTGCATTTATCGGGACAGATTTGCATCAAATCCTCATGGATATGAAGAGCGAACATATTGTCATCACAGGATTGACCACGAACCATTGTGTGGAAACCACGACACGTATGGCTGGAAATTACGGTTTTAACCCAGTGCTTGTTTCCGATGCAACTGCAACCTTTGACAGGAAAGGGATTAATGGAGAGATTTTCCCTGGGGAATTGATACACGCCATGACGATGGCGAACCTGAATGAAGAATTTGCGGTAATTATGGATACTGAATCTCTTTTAAACGAGGGTATTCTGGTAAAATGA